TCAATTCGCGCGTAACCTCTTGAAGCATTAGTGAGGTCTTCTTAGTGGCGCCAGACACGAGCTCCATATAAAGCTGTGGGGTCTTAAACAGACCACTCTTGCTGATTACACGGCAATCACGCTCGAAAACTTTATGAATAAACGTTAGCAGCAAATAGCTTCTGACAAGGGACAGCTCTTCTTTAGTAACATCTTCATCAACAATGGATGTCTTCAACTTCGTAGTCGCCATTATAAATCACCTCATTTATATTATGCGAACTTTTGTTCTCATTATACCTTATATTCGGAAGTAAAAGCAATAATTATCCATAAATTAATGATCGATAAGAAAAGCTGGGAAATATATTGACGCTTTAATCTCAGCATGGTATGATCTATCTTGTGACCGCAAGATTGTTAGCGAGTCATTATGATGTGCGGTCGTGGCGGAATTGGCAGACGCGCACGGTTCAGGTCCGTGTGGTAGCAATATCGTGGAGGTTCGAGTCCTCTCGACCGCATTACAATGAATAGGTTCGCAACATTGCTCTTACAGCAATTTGCGAGCCTTTTTTATATGCTGAAATAATTAAGGCTATATCCCATGACTTGAGTGGAAGAAAGCTTTGAGCTGTAGTCAGAATTTATGGGATAATAATAGAAAAGAAGCTGACTTTGATTAAAGCAGCTTCTTTACCACGCGTATAAGAATTTTATTATTCTACTGTTGAGGTAGGTTCATGCTCTAGGTATAGTACCTCTGCCTTTTCGTCATAGGCGATCAATTCCGCATATCTTCCCCAGTCAATTAAGATATCGAGCTGATGAGAGGCTTCTTCAGCGCCAAAGTGCTTCTCAAAGATCTCGACAAAAAATTCCCGCTCCATTTTATTATTTGATTTCGATTGCAAAATCCAGATTATCTTTTCCATCACAGGAACATGCTGCTGTACTTGCGCTCTGAATAGCTCTTTCCGCTTAAGGACACTGGCTTCAGCAAATTGGTGACCCATTTCCGTCAGCTCGATATCCCCTTGATGAATCTCAGCGAATTGGAGCATTTGTGCAGCATCGACTGTGGGCAGGAAGTCTTCCAGATCTAGACTTAATTGATCAGCTAATTTGTACAAGTCAACTTTTTTTCCGAGATCGTCGATCAGTTCAATGAAGCCGGTGAGTGCGCCGGCAGGGACCTCTTGAACCTTCTCAATTTTCTTCTTCTGCTCTCCCGATGGATCAACGGTTTTGACTTCCCGTTTCGTCAGAATCGAATAGATGCGGTCGACAAGCGACGTGAATTGTGGTGCTTGTTTATCCCGCCAATGCGGCATGGTGATGGGGATATCAGCAATGACGTGGGCCGGATCCCTGGATAGTACGATGGCCCGATCTGACATGTAGACGGCCTCCTCGATACTGTGAGTGACCATGATGATGCTTTTAGTAGGAATTTTTTTCTCCGTCCACAACTCAAGCAAGTCACGCTTTAGGTTTTCTGCTGTCAGTACGTCCAAAGCAGAGAAGGGTTCATCCATCAGAAGGATGTCCGGTTCCATTACTAAAGCACGACCAATCCCCACGCGCTGCCGCATACCTCCAGATAATTCTTTCGGGTAGGCGCCTTCAAACCCGTCAAGTCCGATCATATCGATGACAGAGAGTGCTTTTCGCATTTTTTCCGCTTCCCGCAGTGGTTTGTTCTCAAGTCCTAGCTTTACATTCTCCAATACCGTAAGCCAAGGAAACAACGCAAACGATTGGAACACCATCCCTACACCTGGGTTCGTGCCGACAATTTCTTGTCCATTATATAAAACAGCGCCTTGCGAGGGGGAGATGAGCCCGGCAATGATCCGTAAAAGCGTTGATTTTCCTGATCCCGAAGGTCCTAATATCGAAAGAAACTCTCCTTCTTTTATGTTGATGTTAATGTCCTCTAAAATACTCACATTTGCTTGATTCGGAAGATCATACCGTTTGCTAATCTGGTTCAACTCAATCAGTGATTTTTTCATATTCGACACCTCTAATCCAAATGATATTTCTTTTCCGCTAAGGCATACAGCTTGCGCCATACCAAGCGGTTCACAATCACAACCAGTAAACACATGACGATGATGCCCCAGATGATTTCTGGCCAATTTCCGCTGTTGGTTGCTTGAGCAATGAATGAACCTAACCCGGATGCCTGAAGATCATGGTTCTTCCACGATACGATTTCGGAAACAATGCTGGCGTTCCAAGCACCTCCGCTTGCTGTTAGGCAGCCGGTCACGAGAAAAGGGAAGACGGCGGGAAGAATTAATTTTCTCCAGGTCTGCCACCGATTTAATTTTAGAATCGCACTCGCTTCCTTAAGGTCGGAGGGGATTGCCATCGCACCGGCAATGACATTAAATAAAACGTACCATTGGGTACCCAGCATCATAAGTGGTATTGCACCAATCTCCATCGATATTCCCAGCTTTAAGTATAAAATTGTGAATAGCGGAAACGCCATGTTGGCTGGAAAAGAAGACACAATCTGCACAATCGGTTGTATGATTCGTGATAGACGCGGATTCATACCGATGAAAACACCGACAGGCAGTGTCCAGATAACGGCTAGGATTGTCGAAACGAATACACGCAACGCAGTCAGCAGCCCTAGGGCAACAACATGAGTGATCTCACGCCAGCTTAACCGGGCAATCTCAAGGATGCCCTCATAAACATAGATCATCACAATCCCAGTAACGAAAACCATGATCGACCATTTAAAGATTTTTTTTATGCGGGGCGGCGCCTGTGGCAAATTTACTTGTGAACCTTTTTTAGCAAGCTGAACAGATACATCATGAAGAAAATTTTTAATATTTTGACTAAGGGACTGAACAAATCCAGCCCGTTTAAGAATATCAAACACCCATGAAGTCGGAACTTGGTTAGATTCTGTCTGTTCATTCTTGAATTTCTGACTCCAAGAAACAATCGGACGCCAGAATAACTGATCGACAACAACAATCATAATGATCATTGTTAGAATCGAATAGATAATGGCTTTGATATTCCCATCATCAGCTGCCAAGGCCATGTACGATCCGATTCCAGGTAAATGGATATCTTGATTCAGTACGCTAATGGATTCGCTCGCCGTAAGAAAGAACCAACCTCCGCCAAATGACATCATGCTATTCCAAACCAGACCGATCATAGAAAACGGAACTTCCAGCTTGTTGAAACGAGGCCATGCACCTAATCGATTCATTTTTGCAGCTTCATTCAGATCACGGGGAATTGTCTTAATGGAATGGTAGAAGCTAAACGTCATATTCCATACTTGGCCAGTGAAAATGGCGAAGATCGAGGCGCATTCCACCCCCAGCAATTTTCCCGGAAACAATGCCATAAACGCAATAACCGTAGCAGAAAGAAATCCAAGCACGGGTACGGATTGCAGAATATCAATCGCCGGAATCATGAATCTCTCTGCTGTCCGATTGTGCGCCGCAATGCGTCCATATACGAAGGTGAAAATCAGGGACGCTGCGAAAGCGATAAACATACGAAGTAAGGATCGTGCTGCATAGTAAGGTAACCATTTCGGATCAAGGCTCAAGGTTGGCTGACGATCGGGAGAAAAGGGTACCTGCATGCCCGAACCCACTTTGGCCGCGGCATAAAGGAGCGATAATAACAATAAAATGACGAGGGCATCCGCCCAGCTAAATTTGTTCTTTGGAGTAACATTCTTGATAAGATTTTCTTTCATCGTGAGCAGCCCCAATCTATGAAAAATAAAAAAACTCCCTGCTTGAAGCGTAGGGAGTTCAGCATTCCTTCATCCATGTGAAATTGGGGCCATCTAATGTTCAGTCTTAATAACGGGTAAGGAGAGACTGAAAATAGACAGACCCTATCCACGAGGGTGGAACAGTGTGCTTCCTGCCTGATAAAAATATTGAATTCTTTAAAGTGTGCATTCGACTACAACCGTCCATTTCCAATCTCCCCCCTTAGCACATAAATATGAAAGCCCCCTGGATGGGTACCAGGGGGCATACAGTCATAATAAAACAACCATTCCCCCTAGTTCAGTTTTGGCACTATACAACGTAAAGAGTATTACTCTTAGCCACCTTATGAAGAGCCTTAATCCGGCAATTCCTGTTCTACCCATTGGCATCTTTCGATATTTCCGGGCAGTGGCCTATGTTTGTATAGGAGCCTCACCTAACGAGGACATTAATTAATTCTACTGAATAGTACGCCTGTAAAAAGTGTTTGTCAATTATTTATGTTACTGCGTGAATGTTGGGTTCTAGAAATAAAATGTAAAATGAACACATCGGTTGCGACCTATACTGTAGACTTCCGAAGCATCCAGAACGATAAGAGTGCATACAAAACCGTCAAAGGCATGGTCCACAAGGCAAGTTCAAATGCGGTATGGCTAGCAAACCAGTTAAATAGATCTCCCCACCACTGATAATACGTCATTAACAATCCAGCGACGCTGTACAGAATAAACATGACTGCCGCGAAAATGAATAGGCCACTTCTACCAAATCTGCGGAAGATACTGGATATAACAAATCCCCAATAAAACATATGCAACATGATCACGAAATAGATCCACAGCTGTTCTAGGACAGTGCCATCATTCAAGTATGGCATATGAAAATAATGTAGCTGCACACCCCATCCAGGTGTTAATTTGGTTTCTATAATAGATAGCAGGAATAAAAGAAGGGAGAAGGCGGCACTTGTTATAACGGCCATCAAGGAGGTGCCGAAGAAATAATCTGTTCTTCGTAGGCTTAAGCCCAAGGCAAAGGGGAAAGTCTGTACCAAAATGATGATACCTATGACAAACATGTAAATAAAGATAGAGACTAGGCCACCGGTATACATTGGTTCTTGCATGAAAAAAGCTATGACGAGATTAACGAAAAAACTGGTCAATAATATGATCCAAGGCATAAACAACCAAAACCATTTATCCTTGTAGTGCATTTTCAATATCCCTGTCATATGGTTCATTGTGCTGCCACTACCTTTCCTTGAGATCTTCTATTTGTAAGATGAACAATTAACTGTTGTAAAGATATGGGGGAGATCTCCAGACCAAGCATCTCAGCACGTGATAGATCTGTTGAGTTTAAGCCAATAACAGTGGCAGAAAGTAATCCGCCAAAGGGTTCACGAGAGATGACTTCTTTACCGGAGATGAACTCTTCGACCTTCGCAGTCGCACCGATCACCTTAGCGGCTCGCCCGCGAAGAGCTTCAGCATCCTCATTGATAATCAGCTTACCGTTGTCGATAACAATGACATGCTCTAACAGCTGGCTTACCTCGTCAATCAAATGTGTAGACAAGATAACTGTTCGTGGATATTCTGAATAATCCTCAATTAATCGATCGTAAAACAGGCTTCTAGCCACAGCATCCAGACCTAAATAGGGCTCGTCAAAAATAGTCAGCGGAGCGCGGCTAGCTAGGCCTACTACAATACCCACCGCCGAAAGCATTCCTCTGGATAGCTTTTTTATTCTTCTTTTTAAGGGGAGATTGAAGTCCTTGATTAAAGAGTGGGCATACTCCCGATCAAAGTTGGGGAAGAATAACGCGGATACCTCTAGAACGTCGATAATACGGTACGTATCTGGATACTTTTGGCTTTCCTTAATGAAGCAAATCTGATGGAGTACGCGGTTATTCTCGTAGGGATGTTCCCCAAACACCTTCAGATCACCACTTGTAGCAAATAACTGTGCTGTAATCATGTGCATGATCGTTGTTTTCCCCGCACCATTTCTGCCAAGCAGTCCATAGATTTTGTTCTGTTCCAAAGAAAAACTAATGTCTTGGATGACGGTTACCTTTCCATACGACTTGGTCAGTCCCTTGATCTCAACGACTTCATTCATGACTGATTATCTCCCCTCTGAATCATCTTCGTTAATTGATCCAACGTAATTCCTAATTTCTCAGCTTCACGGATCATAGTTACAACATATTGCTCATAAAATTGCTCTTTTCTCTTCTCCATCAATACTGCGCGCGCTCCAGAAGCTACAAACATGCCGATTCCTCGCTTTTTGTATAAAATTCCTTGGTCCACAAGCAAATTCACACCTTTCGCAGCCGTTGCCGGATTGATCTGGTAGAAAACCGCAAACTGATTCGTCGAAGGAACTTGTGTTTCCTCAAGCAACGTTTCTTCGATGATGTCATTTTCAATTCGTTCGGCGATCTGCATAAATATTGGCCGATTATCGTCCATCAAGTTTCCCATGTATTCACCGCCAAGTTCATTGGTTAGTTAGTTATGTAATTAACCATACATGCAATGAACTCGTTTGTCAATAATTTCTATGTGCATTTTTTGATTTGATTCTCTGAGCCCGAATGCCGCGTATTTAGACGTATCGACATACATATAAGGCTATCCAGATTCGCTCCGAACAGCCTTTTATTTTATTTGAATGTCTGCTATGATTTTGTCCTATTAGAAAACAAGAGAAGGGTGAAACTATGAATGAATATGGTCCGGATTTATTTAAAGGTACAGCAGTTTACTATTCAAAATATCGTCCGCAGTACCCCTCATCCCTTATTCGGTTCTTAATTCATAAGTTTTCGCTTAACGGAGAAGGTCATCTGCTTGATTTGGGATGTGGTACAGGTCAGCTGGCACTAAGATTTAGTGATTGGTTTGAAGAAGTGATAGGTGTAGATACGGAAAGGGAAATGTTAGCTGAGGCTAATCGTCTGTCTAAGAACTACAGGGTAGATAATGTTACTTGGATGCAAGGCAGAACAGAAGAGTTACTGAACGACTGGGGTTCCTTCCGTCTCACCATCCTGGCCAAAGCATTTCATTGGATGGATAGAGCGCCTATTCTTGAAATTCTATATCACAGTTTGAACGAAAATGGCGGTATCGCGATTATTGATACTTTTAATGTTGAGCAAGAGCCTTTATCTTGGCAGCTTAAGGTAAATGAAGTAGTAAAACGTTGGTTAGGAAACGAAAGAATAGCAGGGGACAGCACCTATACTCATCCTAAAGAAAGATATGAGGATGTTGTAGCGAGATCTAGTTTTGAAGATGTGGAAAGAATGGATTTACCCAGTTATTCAATCACATGGACCGTGGATTCGATTCTTGGGAATTTGTATTCCACATCCTATGCCTCTAAGCGATTATTTGGAGATCACTTAGAACGATTTGAAGCGGATATGAAATCTTCTTTATTAGAAATTGAGCCTTCGGGTAAATTTACTGAAGAGTTGTCAGTTTCCGTGATCACAGCTTTCAAGCATAAATGCCTTCGGCGTCCTTATAAGGACGATAAGCGTTTAAGCGAGAAATATAAGACATAAAGTATAGGTGTAAAACTTATACTTTCTGATATTTTAAAAAAGAAGCAAACTTACAATAAGAACCTCGAATTGATCTCACCACAACCAGCTGTGTTAGGGGGAAGTTTTAGAGAGAATGTGTTCTTTTTCAGTATGGATTTCACTTGCTTAGGAGTTAGTGAGGGATTTCTCTGCAGCAATTGCGAAATAACACCAGAGACTATAGGTGTTGAGACGCTGGTACCGGACAGTACAAAGTAATCTTTCGCTATCCGCAAGGAAGGAAGTTCGCGATCTAGCTTGGAGCGTGGAGCACGAAGGGAAATGATCGTCTCGCCAGGAGCTACGAGGTCCGGTTTCTTCCGTCTTCCCGGTGCAGGTCCACGGCTGGAATACGAGGTAATTCGGTCGTCCTTTTGTGTGAGCGTACGACGATCATCGACTGCACCGACAGTAATTGCTGAAGGACTAATGCCTGGTGACTCGATCGTACTTCGCTTAGGGCCGCTATTTCCTGCCGCAATCACAACGATGAGACCGGCCTTTACGGCTTTTTCCACGGCTTGGCACAGAGGGTCATCAGCACAAGGTGAATTTACTGTACCCCCGAATGACATCGAAAGGATACGTAGTTTTAATCGTTTCCGATTAGCAATACACCACTCGATTCCTTTAATAATCGTGGAGTCATATCCGTCGCCATTTTTATCGAGTACTTTGACACCAACGATCCCTGCCTCTGGAGCAGGGCTTTTGTATTT
The window above is part of the Paenibacillus sp. FSL K6-0276 genome. Proteins encoded here:
- a CDS encoding S8 family peptidase codes for the protein MKCLKQMCGWHGIDKIYVDGIKKTSLYIATPSIGSSAVQKKQGLTGKGVNIAILDTGVYRHPDLTQPLNRIVGFKDFINHRQRPYDDNGHGTHIAGDATGNGWMSKGKYKSPAPEAGIVGVKVLDKNGDGYDSTIIKGIEWCIANRKRLKLRILSMSFGGTVNSPCADDPLCQAVEKAVKAGLIVVIAAGNSGPKRSTIESPGISPSAITVGAVDDRRTLTQKDDRITSYSSRGPAPGRRKKPDLVAPGETIISLRAPRSKLDRELPSLRIAKDYFVLSGTSVSTPIVSGVISQLLQRNPSLTPKQVKSILKKNTFSLKLPPNTAGCGEINSRFLL
- a CDS encoding ABC transporter ATP-binding protein codes for the protein MNEVVEIKGLTKSYGKVTVIQDISFSLEQNKIYGLLGRNGAGKTTIMHMITAQLFATSGDLKVFGEHPYENNRVLHQICFIKESQKYPDTYRIIDVLEVSALFFPNFDREYAHSLIKDFNLPLKRRIKKLSRGMLSAVGIVVGLASRAPLTIFDEPYLGLDAVARSLFYDRLIEDYSEYPRTVILSTHLIDEVSQLLEHVIVIDNGKLIINEDAEALRGRAAKVIGATAKVEEFISGKEVISREPFGGLLSATVIGLNSTDLSRAEMLGLEISPISLQQLIVHLTNRRSQGKVVAAQ
- a CDS encoding ABC transporter permease subunit, yielding MKENLIKNVTPKNKFSWADALVILLLLSLLYAAAKVGSGMQVPFSPDRQPTLSLDPKWLPYYAARSLLRMFIAFAASLIFTFVYGRIAAHNRTAERFMIPAIDILQSVPVLGFLSATVIAFMALFPGKLLGVECASIFAIFTGQVWNMTFSFYHSIKTIPRDLNEAAKMNRLGAWPRFNKLEVPFSMIGLVWNSMMSFGGGWFFLTASESISVLNQDIHLPGIGSYMALAADDGNIKAIIYSILTMIIMIVVVDQLFWRPIVSWSQKFKNEQTESNQVPTSWVFDILKRAGFVQSLSQNIKNFLHDVSVQLAKKGSQVNLPQAPPRIKKIFKWSIMVFVTGIVMIYVYEGILEIARLSWREITHVVALGLLTALRVFVSTILAVIWTLPVGVFIGMNPRLSRIIQPIVQIVSSFPANMAFPLFTILYLKLGISMEIGAIPLMMLGTQWYVLFNVIAGAMAIPSDLKEASAILKLNRWQTWRKLILPAVFPFLVTGCLTASGGAWNASIVSEIVSWKNHDLQASGLGSFIAQATNSGNWPEIIWGIIVMCLLVVIVNRLVWRKLYALAEKKYHLD
- a CDS encoding nitrate/sulfonate/bicarbonate ABC transporter ATP-binding protein — encoded protein: MKKSLIELNQISKRYDLPNQANVSILEDININIKEGEFLSILGPSGSGKSTLLRIIAGLISPSQGAVLYNGQEIVGTNPGVGMVFQSFALFPWLTVLENVKLGLENKPLREAEKMRKALSVIDMIGLDGFEGAYPKELSGGMRQRVGIGRALVMEPDILLMDEPFSALDVLTAENLKRDLLELWTEKKIPTKSIIMVTHSIEEAVYMSDRAIVLSRDPAHVIADIPITMPHWRDKQAPQFTSLVDRIYSILTKREVKTVDPSGEQKKKIEKVQEVPAGALTGFIELIDDLGKKVDLYKLADQLSLDLEDFLPTVDAAQMLQFAEIHQGDIELTEMGHQFAEASVLKRKELFRAQVQQHVPVMEKIIWILQSKSNNKMEREFFVEIFEKHFGAEEASHQLDILIDWGRYAELIAYDEKAEVLYLEHEPTSTVE
- a CDS encoding class I SAM-dependent methyltransferase is translated as MNEYGPDLFKGTAVYYSKYRPQYPSSLIRFLIHKFSLNGEGHLLDLGCGTGQLALRFSDWFEEVIGVDTEREMLAEANRLSKNYRVDNVTWMQGRTEELLNDWGSFRLTILAKAFHWMDRAPILEILYHSLNENGGIAIIDTFNVEQEPLSWQLKVNEVVKRWLGNERIAGDSTYTHPKERYEDVVARSSFEDVERMDLPSYSITWTVDSILGNLYSTSYASKRLFGDHLERFEADMKSSLLEIEPSGKFTEELSVSVITAFKHKCLRRPYKDDKRLSEKYKT
- a CDS encoding GntR family transcriptional regulator → MGNLMDDNRPIFMQIAERIENDIIEETLLEETQVPSTNQFAVFYQINPATAAKGVNLLVDQGILYKKRGIGMFVASGARAVLMEKRKEQFYEQYVVTMIREAEKLGITLDQLTKMIQRGDNQS